In a genomic window of Dyadobacter fermentans DSM 18053:
- a CDS encoding SusC/RagA family TonB-linked outer membrane protein produces MMKSILRFDRPYEKNVQGPASLRMCGLGILLLLCTLFFNNAHAQDVALKGKVTDSKGNALPGVSITIKGTTKGTSTDMEGGYAISAPPASTLSFSFIGFSSKDVVVGNETTIDVVLSDDVKALEEVVVIGYGAVKKKDVTGSVVSLQPKDFNKGVITAPDQLIQGRTPGVMVINNTGQPGGATTVRIRGNSSIRAGNNPLFVLDGIPLSGSSARPGGSGGFGSDGGNPLAYLNPNDIASMDILKDASATAIYGSRGANGVVIITTKRGASGAPTVSFNASTGVSSLLRKPEVLNADEFRQAVQFYAPNDLKGADFGGNVNAFDEITRVAPVQNYSMAITGGTDNGKYRVSAGYMDQKGIIETSRLKKYTASLNTSFKFLESKKLGLDFNVLFTQTDENLAPIDVGVGFEGNVISQALTWNPTRPLRVNSDSLTYVSPSTINPLASLQAYKDIAVVNTTVASIAPSYKITNDLEYKLVYSITRQTGTRKGRYIRGLIDPAQIRNGFAFIGNNSETNQQLTHTLSYNKDISTDLNINAVAGYEFLDYANSWNALSGSGFTDVGLDFYDYLNYSVASNRGVNSFKSPTNQLQSLFLRVGLNYMDKYLFTGTVRRDGSTKFGENNKYANFPAVALAWNVSNEAFLKGNSTLNNLKVRLGWGKTGNREFDSGASRNRYIFDVQSVSQANFGNPDLRWESSETFNGGIDFGLFQSRIVGSIDVFRKKTTDGLFERTLAQPAPSGKIWVNLDGEVINKGVEIALTGTILENKDFTWNLSANATYLKNSVSGLPGFYETAQLRGQGFSGVLGQRMVSGQPLNVWYLAKYAGLDPATGTSMYEGADGNASTTVDPAQNKFYVNSPNPKYLLGVSTDVTYKKFSAVVNMNGAFGHYLFNNTFATVLGINNLSTKNIAKEFFNTDIKEATSNSAAPSTRYLEKGDFMKMSNVTLSYRVGNIGKAFKNLNISLTGQNLFVLTGYKGFDPEVNTDGSSGGIPSLGIEYIPYPSARTFLLGVNFSL; encoded by the coding sequence ATGATGAAATCAATTCTACGTTTTGATCGTCCCTACGAGAAGAACGTGCAAGGACCCGCGTCCCTGAGGATGTGCGGATTGGGCATATTGCTACTCTTATGCACCCTGTTTTTCAATAATGCACATGCCCAGGACGTCGCCCTCAAAGGCAAAGTGACCGACTCCAAGGGAAATGCCCTGCCGGGTGTTTCCATCACCATTAAGGGAACTACCAAAGGAACTTCCACCGACATGGAAGGTGGCTACGCGATCTCCGCGCCGCCTGCATCCACATTATCATTCAGCTTCATCGGTTTTTCATCCAAAGACGTCGTAGTAGGCAATGAAACGACGATCGACGTGGTGCTCAGCGACGACGTGAAAGCGCTCGAAGAGGTGGTCGTGATTGGCTACGGCGCCGTGAAGAAGAAGGATGTGACGGGTTCCGTGGTTTCGCTGCAACCGAAAGACTTCAACAAAGGGGTGATCACAGCGCCGGACCAGCTCATTCAGGGCCGGACGCCGGGTGTGATGGTGATCAACAACACGGGCCAGCCCGGCGGTGCAACCACCGTCCGCATCCGTGGTAACTCCTCGATCCGCGCCGGTAACAACCCGCTGTTCGTACTCGACGGAATCCCGCTTTCGGGTAGCTCGGCCCGTCCTGGCGGAAGCGGCGGCTTCGGCTCCGACGGCGGTAACCCGCTCGCTTACCTCAACCCGAACGACATCGCGAGCATGGACATCCTCAAAGATGCCTCGGCAACGGCCATTTACGGGTCACGTGGTGCCAACGGTGTGGTGATCATCACCACCAAAAGAGGAGCTTCCGGAGCGCCTACCGTGAGTTTCAATGCTTCCACCGGCGTATCCAGCCTGCTTAGAAAGCCGGAGGTGCTCAATGCCGACGAGTTCAGACAAGCCGTTCAGTTCTACGCACCCAATGATCTGAAAGGCGCTGATTTCGGTGGAAATGTGAATGCATTCGATGAAATCACACGCGTAGCACCGGTTCAGAACTACTCGATGGCGATCACCGGCGGTACGGATAATGGTAAATACCGGGTATCGGCCGGCTATATGGACCAGAAAGGGATCATCGAAACATCTCGCCTGAAAAAGTACACAGCCAGCCTGAACACGAGTTTCAAGTTCCTTGAAAGCAAAAAGCTGGGACTGGACTTCAATGTATTGTTTACGCAAACGGACGAAAACCTTGCGCCGATTGACGTAGGTGTCGGTTTTGAAGGAAACGTAATTTCTCAGGCGCTTACCTGGAACCCCACCCGCCCACTGCGCGTGAATTCCGACTCGCTGACTTACGTGAGCCCTTCGACGATCAACCCGCTCGCATCGCTGCAAGCCTACAAGGACATTGCGGTGGTGAATACCACGGTGGCCAGCATTGCGCCTTCGTACAAGATCACCAACGACCTCGAGTACAAACTCGTGTACAGCATTACCCGCCAGACAGGTACGAGAAAGGGACGTTACATCCGCGGCCTCATCGACCCGGCACAGATCCGCAACGGCTTTGCATTCATCGGCAACAACTCCGAAACGAACCAGCAGCTCACCCATACGCTGAGCTACAACAAGGATATCAGCACCGACCTGAATATCAATGCAGTAGCAGGTTACGAATTCCTGGATTATGCCAATAGCTGGAACGCCCTGAGCGGTAGCGGATTTACGGATGTCGGCCTGGATTTTTACGATTACCTCAACTATTCGGTGGCCAGCAACCGGGGTGTAAACTCTTTCAAATCGCCTACCAACCAGTTGCAATCGTTGTTCCTACGGGTTGGTTTGAATTATATGGATAAATACCTCTTCACCGGAACGGTCCGGAGAGATGGTTCGACCAAATTCGGGGAGAATAACAAATACGCAAACTTCCCTGCGGTGGCGCTTGCCTGGAATGTGTCGAACGAAGCATTCCTGAAAGGCAACAGCACGCTCAACAACCTGAAAGTGCGTTTGGGCTGGGGTAAAACCGGTAACCGTGAGTTCGACTCAGGTGCATCGAGAAACCGCTATATCTTCGACGTGCAGAGTGTGAGCCAGGCGAACTTCGGTAACCCCGACCTGAGATGGGAAAGCTCAGAGACATTCAACGGAGGTATCGATTTCGGCTTGTTCCAATCGCGGATCGTCGGTTCGATCGACGTTTTCCGCAAGAAAACTACCGACGGTTTGTTCGAGAGAACACTGGCCCAGCCTGCGCCAAGCGGTAAAATCTGGGTAAACCTGGACGGCGAGGTGATCAACAAAGGTGTGGAAATTGCCCTGACTGGTACGATCCTGGAAAACAAGGACTTTACCTGGAACCTCTCGGCCAATGCGACTTACCTGAAAAACAGCGTTTCCGGCCTGCCCGGCTTCTACGAAACTGCCCAGCTGAGAGGACAAGGCTTCTCGGGTGTGCTTGGACAAAGAATGGTGAGCGGACAGCCCCTCAACGTGTGGTACCTGGCCAAATACGCCGGTCTTGATCCGGCAACCGGAACGAGCATGTACGAAGGAGCGGACGGTAACGCCAGCACCACCGTGGACCCTGCTCAGAACAAGTTTTACGTAAACAGCCCTAACCCTAAATACCTGCTGGGCGTGTCTACGGACGTGACTTACAAGAAGTTCTCGGCAGTGGTGAACATGAATGGCGCATTCGGACATTATTTGTTCAACAACACTTTCGCGACTGTACTGGGTATCAACAACCTGTCGACGAAGAACATCGCCAAGGAATTTTTCAACACGGATATCAAAGAAGCAACGTCCAACTCCGCAGCGCCATCGACGCGCTACCTGGAAAAGGGCGATTTCATGAAAATGTCTAACGTTACGCTAAGCTACCGCGTCGGAAACATCGGAAAAGCCTTCAAAAACCTGAACATCTCACTGACGGGCCAGAACCTGTTTGTGCTCACAGGCTACAAAGGTTTCGACCCCGAGGTGAACACCGACGGTTCAAGCGGCGGAATTCCTTCCCTTGGTATCGAGTACATTCCTTATCCATCGGCAAGAACATTCCTTTTGGGCGTAAACTTTTCGTTGTAA
- a CDS encoding SusD/RagB family nutrient-binding outer membrane lipoprotein: MKKIVIALVSLVAFAACTDNFIETNQNPNQISDELLKQDFNLVGSPFSNMIFNLNGHQIEEDLCADNWMGYMGTPTDFVGNVNNTTYYIRWNTYWDRVYGSVMSPSKQVIQLAKDNNLPMFATWAKLIRVFAVSKLTGVHGPVIYSQYGTTANSIGYDKESDLYPLFFKQLDSIQTDFNANKEYVGYKKFDPTQYGGSIPRWQKLVNSLRLRLAMRLSKVDPALAKTEGEKALADPAGLITTNADNFINSLNGNKIPVAQICYEWDDTRMGAVMESFLVGLKDGRISKYFAPITNASLYADHPSVPYKGVRNGAFIKAKADHVPFSKVSEDFQTVQTRRNLTAAEVAFLKAEAGLRGWAGAGDPKTNYEEGIKLSFADWGAGGVDAYLVDGTSKPISYVDPVDARNNFTATSTITVAWNNADSNELKLEKIITQKYLNTFTNTQEAWVDFRRTGYPKIPHVAKNDSNNDWGVIPATEWIKRMPFVNAERNGNTAAVADAVSKMGTGAKDDIATRLWWDTGKVANF; the protein is encoded by the coding sequence ATGAAAAAAATAGTTATAGCACTTGTATCCCTGGTTGCATTCGCGGCTTGTACGGATAATTTCATTGAGACGAACCAGAACCCGAACCAGATTTCGGATGAACTGCTCAAGCAGGATTTCAACCTCGTGGGCTCGCCTTTTTCCAACATGATCTTCAACCTGAACGGTCACCAGATCGAAGAGGATTTGTGTGCCGACAACTGGATGGGATACATGGGAACGCCTACCGACTTTGTGGGTAACGTGAACAATACCACTTACTACATCCGCTGGAACACCTACTGGGACCGCGTGTACGGCAGTGTAATGTCGCCTTCGAAACAGGTGATCCAGCTTGCCAAAGACAACAACCTGCCAATGTTCGCTACCTGGGCCAAACTGATCCGCGTTTTCGCGGTATCCAAACTGACAGGTGTGCACGGGCCGGTGATTTACTCGCAATATGGCACTACGGCCAACTCGATCGGATACGACAAAGAGTCGGACCTGTACCCGCTGTTCTTCAAGCAGCTCGATTCTATCCAGACCGATTTCAATGCCAACAAGGAATATGTAGGGTATAAAAAGTTTGACCCTACCCAATACGGCGGCAGCATTCCGCGGTGGCAGAAGCTGGTTAACTCCCTGCGCCTGAGACTGGCCATGCGCCTCTCGAAAGTGGACCCTGCACTGGCTAAAACCGAGGGTGAAAAAGCACTGGCCGATCCGGCCGGGTTGATTACGACCAATGCCGACAATTTCATTAATTCATTAAATGGCAACAAAATACCGGTAGCGCAAATCTGCTACGAATGGGATGATACCCGCATGGGTGCCGTGATGGAATCGTTCCTGGTAGGCTTGAAAGACGGCCGGATTTCCAAATATTTCGCGCCGATCACCAACGCCTCATTGTACGCCGACCACCCTTCCGTGCCTTACAAAGGCGTGCGCAACGGGGCGTTCATCAAAGCGAAGGCAGACCACGTGCCGTTCTCCAAAGTGAGCGAGGATTTTCAGACCGTTCAAACCAGAAGGAACTTGACGGCCGCGGAAGTGGCATTCCTGAAAGCGGAAGCCGGGCTCAGAGGCTGGGCGGGCGCCGGTGATCCTAAAACGAACTATGAAGAGGGTATCAAGCTGTCGTTTGCCGACTGGGGTGCAGGAGGCGTGGACGCCTACCTGGTCGATGGCACGAGCAAGCCCATCAGCTACGTGGACCCGGTGGACGCACGCAACAATTTCACTGCAACTTCCACGATCACCGTGGCCTGGAACAATGCGGATTCGAACGAGCTGAAACTGGAAAAAATCATCACGCAGAAATACCTGAACACATTCACCAATACGCAGGAAGCGTGGGTTGATTTCAGACGTACCGGCTATCCAAAAATCCCGCACGTTGCCAAAAACGACAGCAACAACGACTGGGGCGTGATTCCGGCGACCGAATGGATCAAAAGAATGCCGTTCGTGAATGCGGAGCGGAACGGCAATACCGCCGCCGTTGCCGATGCGGTAAGCAAAATGGGCACCGGCGCGAAAGACGACATCGCTACGCGCTTGTGGTGGGATACCGGAAAAGTTGCAAACTTTTAA